One genomic segment of Ipomoea triloba cultivar NCNSP0323 chromosome 9, ASM357664v1 includes these proteins:
- the LOC116029663 gene encoding BRASSINOSTEROID INSENSITIVE 1-associated receptor kinase 1-like, translating to FKPYEEDSEVHFGQLKKFSLRELEIATDNFSNSNILGRGGFGKVYKGRLADGSLVAVKRRKEERTQGGEMQFQIEVELISMLVHRNLLRLLGFCMTPTERLLVYPYMANGSLASHLRERRDSDTPLDWAKKKRISLGAARGLAYLHDHCDPKIIHRDAKAANILLDEEYEAVVGNFGLAKYIDYNDIHVTTAVRGTIGHIAPEYLSTGKLSDKTDVFGYGVMLLEIISGQMAFDLARLANDDDAMLLDWVKELLKDKKYETLVDTDLQGGFVEEEVEQLIQVALLCTQNSPLERPKMSEVVRMLEGDGLAEKWEEWQKKETFRADLIDNSTSNIRPDELFGSR from the coding sequence ttcaagccctatgaagaagattcCGAAGTTCATTTTGGACAGCTTAAGAAATTCTCCTTGCGCGAACTGGAAATTGCGACAGACAATTTCAGCAATAGCAACATCCTTGGAAGAGGTGGATTTGGTAAGGTTTACAAAGGGCGTTTGGCTGATGGCTCTTTAGTTGCAGTTAAGAGACGAAAAGAGGAACGCACTCAAGGCGGGGAGATGCAATTCCAGATCGAGGTTGAACTGATCAGTATGTTAGTGCATAGAAACCTTCTCCGTTTACTTGGCTTTTGCATGACACCAACAGAGCGGTTGCTTGTTTACCCGTACATGGCAAATGGAAGCCTTGCATCACACTTAAGAGAGCGAAGAGACTCAGATACACCACTCGATTGGGCAAAGAAGAAGCGCATTTCTCTTGGAGCTGCAAGAGGGTTGGCGTATTTGCATGACCATTGCGACCCGAAGATTATTCATCGTGATGCGAAAGCTGCGAATATCTTGCTGGACGAGGAGTATGAAGCCGTGGTGGGCAACTTTGGGCTCGCGAAGTACATAGATTACAATGATATTCATGTAACCACCGCTGTTCGCGGTACAATCGGGCACATAGCTCCTGAATATCTCTCAACAGGTAAATTGTCAGATAAAACAGATGTGTTTGGGTATGGAGTTATGCTTCTGGAGATCATATCCGGGCAGATGGCCTTTGATCTTGCCCGCCTTGCCAACGATGATGATGCTATGCTGCTCGACTGGGTGAAAGAGCTGCTAAAGGACAAGAAATATGAGACATTAGTAGACACAGATCTTCAAGGAGGCTTTGTTGAAGAGGAAGTGGAGCAGCTAATCCAGGTAGCTCTTCTCTGCACACAAAACTCGCCATTGGAGCGCCCCAAGATGTCTGAAGTTGTACGGATGCTAGAAGGCGACGGCCTGGCTGAGAAATGGGAGGAGTGGCAGAAGAAAGAAACTTTCCGGGCAGATCTCATCGACAATTCCACTTCAAATATCCGGCCAGATGAGCTGTTTGGCTCGAGATGA